Proteins from a genomic interval of Clostridium sp. 'deep sea':
- the nadC gene encoding carboxylating nicotinate-nucleotide diphosphorylase, with protein sequence MELNNFMIKPVVERALYEDIGNLDITTTACIPVDMRAKAVIRVKEDGVLAGMPVVKLVYQLLDPKITVKILQGEGSEVKAGTTVAEVVGPARAILTGERVALNFIQRLSGIATKTKKMVDMLQFYNCHITDTRKTTPGLRDLQKYAIRVGGGVNHRFSLADNLLIKDNHIKICGGIKTAVAKARRSIGHTVKIEVEATTLPQVQDALESAADIILLDNMGLEDIKEAVILIGNKAIIEASGNITEDMVVDVARTGVQYIALGSLTHSYESLDISLDIAYGDEE encoded by the coding sequence ATGGAATTAAATAATTTTATGATAAAACCAGTTGTTGAAAGGGCTCTTTATGAAGACATTGGTAATTTAGATATAACAACTACAGCATGTATACCAGTCGATATGAGGGCAAAAGCAGTTATAAGAGTTAAAGAAGATGGTGTTTTAGCAGGTATGCCGGTAGTTAAACTTGTATATCAATTATTAGATCCCAAAATAACAGTTAAAATTTTACAAGGAGAAGGTAGTGAAGTTAAAGCTGGAACAACTGTAGCAGAAGTAGTTGGACCAGCCAGAGCAATTCTCACTGGAGAAAGGGTAGCGCTAAATTTTATTCAACGTTTATCGGGTATTGCAACCAAAACAAAAAAAATGGTGGACATGCTTCAGTTTTACAACTGCCATATTACTGATACGCGTAAAACAACTCCTGGACTCAGAGATTTACAAAAGTATGCCATACGAGTTGGTGGTGGTGTAAACCATAGATTTAGCTTAGCAGATAACCTTTTAATCAAAGATAATCACATAAAAATATGTGGTGGTATTAAAACTGCTGTAGCTAAGGCTAGAAGAAGTATAGGCCATACCGTAAAAATTGAAGTTGAGGCAACTACCTTACCACAAGTTCAAGATGCCCTAGAATCTGCTGCTGATATAATATTACTGGATAATATGGGACTTGAAGATATAAAAGAAGCAGTTATACTAATAGGTAATAAAGCAATAATCGAAGCATCTGGTAATATAACAGAAGATATGGTGGTAGACGTAGCGAGAACTGGTGTTCAATATATAGCACTAGGTAGCTTAACACATAGTTATGAATCACTTGATATAAGCCTAGACATAGCCTATGGAGATGAAGAATGA
- a CDS encoding biotin--[acetyl-CoA-carboxylase] ligase: MILTLNVQDQKKVPQYIKELQNQKLSSQLFYYDNASSTMDIGKDLVKNNKADHGDVILAEHQQGGRGRRGRLWSSPSGGLWFTVVLNPPLTAGKNPLIALMSAVSVVQAIKDITGITVSIKWPNDILYNNKKLCGIALDLVFDSKFKPWILLGIGLNVNVDTNCLPKDVKDIATSITNETGKQHNRASLLVLIIENLMLNLKKLQTDEADALNEWRKYDITLGSTVDVYPVAGKEPYVGTAINIDENGALIIKDLNNELKTVFAADVSVRIKK; the protein is encoded by the coding sequence ATGATACTAACTTTAAATGTACAAGATCAAAAAAAAGTACCCCAGTATATAAAAGAGCTGCAAAATCAGAAATTAAGTAGCCAACTTTTTTATTACGATAATGCTTCATCTACAATGGATATAGGTAAGGATTTAGTGAAAAATAATAAAGCGGATCATGGAGATGTAATTCTAGCAGAACATCAACAAGGTGGTAGAGGTAGAAGAGGACGTTTATGGTCCTCTCCAAGTGGCGGTTTATGGTTTACAGTTGTACTAAATCCACCCCTTACAGCGGGTAAAAACCCTTTAATTGCTTTGATGTCTGCAGTCTCTGTGGTGCAAGCAATAAAAGATATTACAGGTATAACAGTTTCTATAAAATGGCCTAATGATATTTTGTATAACAATAAAAAACTCTGTGGAATAGCCTTAGATTTAGTTTTTGATAGTAAATTTAAGCCCTGGATATTGTTAGGAATAGGTTTAAACGTTAATGTTGATACAAATTGTTTACCCAAAGATGTTAAAGATATAGCTACAAGTATCACTAATGAAACAGGTAAACAGCACAATAGAGCTAGTCTACTAGTATTAATAATTGAAAATTTAATGCTTAATCTAAAAAAATTACAAACGGATGAAGCAGATGCTCTAAATGAGTGGCGTAAATACGATATAACCTTAGGCAGTACTGTAGATGTATATCCTGTGGCAGGTAAAGAACCCTATGTAGGTACAGCCATAAATATAGATGAAAATGGAGCTCTAATAATCAAAGACTTAAACAATGAGCTTAAAACAGTCTTTGCAGCAGATGTATCAGTAAGAATAAAAAAGTAG